From the Primulina tabacum isolate GXHZ01 chromosome 3, ASM2559414v2, whole genome shotgun sequence genome, one window contains:
- the LOC142541123 gene encoding actin-depolymerizing factor 3-like isoform X1: protein MDMVHGCAIWRGSRGMAVHDDCKLKFMELKAKRTHRFVVYKIEEKQKQVIVEKLGEPAQTYDDFIAHLPAEECRYAVYDFDYLTEDNVPKSRIFFIAWSPDTAKVRSKMIYASSKDRFKRELDGIQVELQATDPTEVGLDVFKSRAN from the exons ATGGACATGGTACATGGCTGTGCAATATGGAGGGGTTCACGTG GAATGGCAGTTCATGATGACTGCAAACTGAAGTTTATGGAGTTGAAAGCTAAGCGAACCCACCGCTTCGTAGTTTACAAGATTGAGGAGAAGCAGAAGCAGGTAATCGTTGAAAAGCTTGGTGAACCAGCTCAAACGTACGATGACTTCATTGCACACCTTCCTGCTGAAGAGTGCCGATATGCTGTGTATGATTTTGATTATCTGACAGAAGATAATGTCCCAAAGAGCAGAATTTTCTTCATTGCCtg GTCTCCCGACACAGCAAAGGTGAGGAGCAAAATGATCTATGCCAGCTCGAAAGACAGGTTCAAGAGGGAATTAGATGGAATCCAGGTAGAGCTTCAAGCCACCGACCCAACTGAGGTGGGTCTTGATGTCTTCAAAAGTCGAGCCAATTAA
- the LOC142541123 gene encoding actin-depolymerizing factor 3-like isoform X2, which produces MDMVHGCAIWRGSRVHDDCKLKFMELKAKRTHRFVVYKIEEKQKQVIVEKLGEPAQTYDDFIAHLPAEECRYAVYDFDYLTEDNVPKSRIFFIAWSPDTAKVRSKMIYASSKDRFKRELDGIQVELQATDPTEVGLDVFKSRAN; this is translated from the exons ATGGACATGGTACATGGCTGTGCAATATGGAGGGGTTCACGTG TTCATGATGACTGCAAACTGAAGTTTATGGAGTTGAAAGCTAAGCGAACCCACCGCTTCGTAGTTTACAAGATTGAGGAGAAGCAGAAGCAGGTAATCGTTGAAAAGCTTGGTGAACCAGCTCAAACGTACGATGACTTCATTGCACACCTTCCTGCTGAAGAGTGCCGATATGCTGTGTATGATTTTGATTATCTGACAGAAGATAATGTCCCAAAGAGCAGAATTTTCTTCATTGCCtg GTCTCCCGACACAGCAAAGGTGAGGAGCAAAATGATCTATGCCAGCTCGAAAGACAGGTTCAAGAGGGAATTAGATGGAATCCAGGTAGAGCTTCAAGCCACCGACCCAACTGAGGTGGGTCTTGATGTCTTCAAAAGTCGAGCCAATTAA
- the LOC142541123 gene encoding actin-depolymerizing factor 3-like isoform X3, with translation MDMVHGCAIWRGSLHDDCKLKFMELKAKRTHRFVVYKIEEKQKQVIVEKLGEPAQTYDDFIAHLPAEECRYAVYDFDYLTEDNVPKSRIFFIAWSPDTAKVRSKMIYASSKDRFKRELDGIQVELQATDPTEVGLDVFKSRAN, from the exons ATGGACATGGTACATGGCTGTGCAATATGGAGGGGTTCAC TTCATGATGACTGCAAACTGAAGTTTATGGAGTTGAAAGCTAAGCGAACCCACCGCTTCGTAGTTTACAAGATTGAGGAGAAGCAGAAGCAGGTAATCGTTGAAAAGCTTGGTGAACCAGCTCAAACGTACGATGACTTCATTGCACACCTTCCTGCTGAAGAGTGCCGATATGCTGTGTATGATTTTGATTATCTGACAGAAGATAATGTCCCAAAGAGCAGAATTTTCTTCATTGCCtg GTCTCCCGACACAGCAAAGGTGAGGAGCAAAATGATCTATGCCAGCTCGAAAGACAGGTTCAAGAGGGAATTAGATGGAATCCAGGTAGAGCTTCAAGCCACCGACCCAACTGAGGTGGGTCTTGATGTCTTCAAAAGTCGAGCCAATTAA
- the LOC142541123 gene encoding actin-depolymerizing factor 2-like isoform X4 has product MANAASGMAVHDDCKLKFMELKAKRTHRFVVYKIEEKQKQVIVEKLGEPAQTYDDFIAHLPAEECRYAVYDFDYLTEDNVPKSRIFFIAWSPDTAKVRSKMIYASSKDRFKRELDGIQVELQATDPTEVGLDVFKSRAN; this is encoded by the exons ATG GCTAATGCAGCATCAGGAATGGCAGTTCATGATGACTGCAAACTGAAGTTTATGGAGTTGAAAGCTAAGCGAACCCACCGCTTCGTAGTTTACAAGATTGAGGAGAAGCAGAAGCAGGTAATCGTTGAAAAGCTTGGTGAACCAGCTCAAACGTACGATGACTTCATTGCACACCTTCCTGCTGAAGAGTGCCGATATGCTGTGTATGATTTTGATTATCTGACAGAAGATAATGTCCCAAAGAGCAGAATTTTCTTCATTGCCtg GTCTCCCGACACAGCAAAGGTGAGGAGCAAAATGATCTATGCCAGCTCGAAAGACAGGTTCAAGAGGGAATTAGATGGAATCCAGGTAGAGCTTCAAGCCACCGACCCAACTGAGGTGGGTCTTGATGTCTTCAAAAGTCGAGCCAATTAA
- the LOC142541123 gene encoding actin-depolymerizing factor 2-like isoform X5, giving the protein MAVHDDCKLKFMELKAKRTHRFVVYKIEEKQKQVIVEKLGEPAQTYDDFIAHLPAEECRYAVYDFDYLTEDNVPKSRIFFIAWSPDTAKVRSKMIYASSKDRFKRELDGIQVELQATDPTEVGLDVFKSRAN; this is encoded by the exons ATGGCAGTTCATGATGACTGCAAACTGAAGTTTATGGAGTTGAAAGCTAAGCGAACCCACCGCTTCGTAGTTTACAAGATTGAGGAGAAGCAGAAGCAGGTAATCGTTGAAAAGCTTGGTGAACCAGCTCAAACGTACGATGACTTCATTGCACACCTTCCTGCTGAAGAGTGCCGATATGCTGTGTATGATTTTGATTATCTGACAGAAGATAATGTCCCAAAGAGCAGAATTTTCTTCATTGCCtg GTCTCCCGACACAGCAAAGGTGAGGAGCAAAATGATCTATGCCAGCTCGAAAGACAGGTTCAAGAGGGAATTAGATGGAATCCAGGTAGAGCTTCAAGCCACCGACCCAACTGAGGTGGGTCTTGATGTCTTCAAAAGTCGAGCCAATTAA